DNA from Ovis aries strain OAR_USU_Benz2616 breed Rambouillet chromosome 15, ARS-UI_Ramb_v3.0, whole genome shotgun sequence:
CACCACAGTGATTCCCATGCTGAATCCCATGATCCACAGTTTGAGGAACAAAGACGTGAAAGAGGCGGTCAACAAAGCAATCGTCAAGGCACACTTGAGGCAGTGAACCTGAACTACATAATTCCGTGTATGCCGCTTCCTGTTATATATGTCCAGGCGCATAAATAACCCTGTTTACAGTATACTGTATACAGGCAACACTTAAATATACTAAAAGGTCCAGTCTAACACAGCGATGGTCTACCCCATGAACGGACTCTCAGGACTAAGCCTCCTTTATCTACATATGCAAACATCCTAACCCTGACCTATTACTGTTAGTCACAGTGTGTGTAAAATTGTGCTGAGTGTAGTCACTGGATAACTGATAAATACATTTGGATAAGCACATGTTAATTTGGAGGTATCTTTGTAAGAGTTTATGATTTCTTAGGATACTTTCTATATATAATTGCTCTTCACTTGTTTTATAAGTAATATATAAGTTCATGAGAAAAAATTAAGACTTCATCTCTTTTCCATGAGTATAAAAGTTGGTGAATCCTCATTTACCAAGAAAGCTTTCAATAACATAAGTGCATGCATGgacttttgaaaacaaaaatgtattcagAATCTTCCTCTAGTGTCATGAATTCAGAAGGTTAATTCTCAGTATGCATTGCTATATATTTAACACTGTGTTTCAAACAATCTGTTGACTCACCGTAATTCTAATCTTTGATTTGGATTTTGGCTGgttgtttttctcttcattaaTTTAAATAGTGAAATATTTATGACTAAAGCCTATCATGTCCTTCTCATAGTTTAAAAAGATGAAGCAATATGgatttttatcctttaaaatcTAACTTTTGACCAGAAGAATGTCCTGTTAAATATTTGATTGCCATGATCAAGCTATTGTTTGATTCCAAATTCTTGTCACTAACATTACATTCTTAGGTCTGTGTTTAGCTGCTTAAGTCAAGCTTTTAATAACTAGAGAGGATCAACCAGATAAGAATCTCTGTAAGACCAAATGCCGTTGcactcagttcagtacagttcagtcgctcagtcgtgtccgactctttgcgaccccatgaatagcagcacgctaggcctccctatccatcaccaactcctggagttcactcagactcacgtcctttgagtcagtgatgccatccagccatctcatcctctgtcgtccccttctcctcctccccccaatccctcccagcatcagagtcttttccagtgagtcaacgcttcgcatgaggtggccaaagtactggagtttcagctttagcatcattccttccaaagaaatcccagggttgatcaccttcagaatggactagttggatctccttgcagtccaagggactttcaagagtcttctccaacatcacagttcaaaagcatcaattcttcagcactcagccttcttcacagtccaactctcacatccatacatgaccctggaaaaaccatagccttggctagatgggcctttgttggcaaagtaatgtctctgcttttaaatatgctatctaggatggtcataacttttcttccaaggagtaagcgtctttgaatttcatggctgcagtcaccatgtgcagtgattttggagccccccaaagtaaagcctgacactgtttccactgtttccccatctatttcccatgaagcgatgggaccagatgccacgatcttcgttttctgaatgttgagctttaagccaatgttttcactttcctctttcactttcatcaagaggctttttggttcttcttcactttctgccataagggtggtgtcatctgcatatctgaggttattgatatttctcccggcaatcttgattccagcttgtgcttcttccagcccagcgtttctcatgatgtactttgcatataagttaaagaagcagggtgacgatatacagccttgacgtactccttttcctatttggaaccagtctgttgttccatgtccagttctaactcttgcttcctgacctgaatataggtttctcaagaggcaggtcaggtggtctggtattctcatctctttcagaattttccagtttattgtgatccacattgCACTAGACGTGGATTAAAATATGATCAGCACAGCTCAAACTGGTATCCATTGGTATCTGATTACAAGTTTAGTATTCAATTTATGTTGATTGGTGTCCATTTAATCTACCTTCATTCTTAATATAAGTGGAATCCATTTTCTGTCCTTGTTGACTCTTGCTAATAGTACCAGCATAAAAGCAAATCAGAAGCAGAAGTAATTTCTCATGAATGAGTTTATTCTTGTTTAAGGGCTAATCCAATTAAAAGGGGTGCACAATTGAACATGTGTAGAAAGACTCTGAGAAGTAACATTTACTTGTGCTAATATCACTGGAAAGATGTTTTCATTTAAGCACAGAAAGTATTGTTACTCAGGTTAATTTACTAATTGCCCACAAACTACATTCCCTCAGATTGGCTCTGAGAAAAGGCAAATGGTGGGAGGAGAGTTCCTTTTCATAACTTTAGGTTCTGAGCAGGAAGAAACAGTACCATTTGATTAGTATTGGAAAGTACATtaacaaagtttttattttttaatgttttcaaatcaCCCAAGTTTGCTTCTAACAAGTTGGTGTCAAGTATGAAACGATAAGCTGCTCAAGAAACAATCGTACTGACAGAGATCATTATAACTTGACCCTTTAAGAGCACATTTTCTGTGATCCTTATGGCAGACATATTCCTCAGTGTGCactatttcatgttttattttataagtaaaacATTTGTCATCCAGCCGTTCACCACCATTCCCATTGCCCCTTGTCAGTGTGATACAAAATGTTGTCAAGTCTTGGGAATGAGCCATCAGTAGAAAGTGATGCCTGAAACCTAAAGATCACCTTCTGGATGTTAAAGCCATTAGATatggacttttttttcctcttccttcccactTGAAAATGTGGCCACTGAAATGATCACTTTTTAGACAAAGATGGAAAACACATATTGAGGGTCTAATTGCCCTTCCCAAACCCTGTAACTCATACTGCTGCCTGAGAGAGAAATGAATTCCTTTATTAAGTCACTGCATCTTGGGAGTTCACTTGGCTATATTTGCTCTTATAATACTTTCCATAAACATCCTTGGCACTTCACCTCTGCTTCTTACCACTCACTAGGACGATTTTTACCTGAGAATGATGAAGTCTGTTCAGAAACTATTCTGGTATTGAGAGAAGGGCATCTTGTCTTCTGTCTTaaccagaaggagaaaaactgaaACTTCTGATCTATCTCAGATATTAGGTTATACATCCCTTTgtccggacatgactgagcgactgaactgaactgaactgaactgatccttttgtCCTAACTACTTGGTGAATCCTTGGGCTTATTATGACCTTTAAGACCTCCAGTTTTCACATTAAGTGGTTTTGGATCCCTTTTGACCTGTCATCTAGGCCATTTTGCTAGCTTTTGTAGGTACTTACAAGTCTCTTTCTTAAGCTTAGGAGATCTCAGCTATGCTTTTTCTGCACTGCGCTTGCAGGTGCAAATCAAGTGTGTTTTTACCAGACACTTGAGCCAGCACGTCTTTGACTGTCCTTACTTAttagtggggcttccccagtggctccgcAGTAAAAAATCAtctgcaaagcaagagacatggtttcaatccctgggagaacatcccctggagaaggaaatgctccagtattcttgcctggaaaatcccatggacagaggagcctggtgggttacagtccatagggtcacacagagtcaaacacaaccgaGCGTGCACACACTTACACGCACTTATTATGAGTGAAGTTGTTCCCCCCAAAGATGTGTTAAGTTCCTAGCCTGAAGAACCTCAGAGTTTGGTTATAGGGCCATTATTTGGATATAGGGTAGCTGAAGATGCGATTGTTAATATGAAGTCATACTGGAGTAATGTGGACGGTTAGTCCAGTGTGAGTGATGTCCTTACAGGAGTGAAGAATCTGGACACAGATGTAGAGGGAAAATGATCATGAGAAGACAGCAGAGACTGGAAAGATGCTTATAAACCAAGGAATGCCTGGGACCATGAGCAGCtggaaaaaaacaaggaaggaaCCTCCCTTAGAGCTTCATAGAGAGCATGGTTCTGGCAATACCTTGACTTCAGACTTGTAGGCtccagaaaagtgagaaaataaatttttgttgttctaAATCAAtaagtgtgtggtagtttgttaATGCAGACTGATGAAACTAAtatatttctttacaatattgtttcaaTGTTAGAACTTTGGTTTTACTTTAGTCTTGTTTAGTCTCCCAGGCTATCATCCTTTCTGCTCTGGGAGCTCTTCAAATGTATCTGAACTTTATTTGGTAAACATGTGGTTTTGCAGAAACCTCCCCTGAATCCAGTGTGCTCCCCAGAAGGGGCACCAGATTCCTTTTGAAAGATTCACTAACCTTTAAACGCTTCTCACATTGCCAATCTCAGGTTCAGCCCTTATTCTGCAGTTTACTATATAAGCTTGCTACTGTGCTTCTAACTATTTAAATTATACTTcaggaattatttaaaaaaatagcaacaacaaagatGTTCTCTTTTCTTGAGTTTTATCTTTGGCAATTGACAGTCATGATTTCCAAGAATGATTTCTCTGCAACTATGCTCCCTGACTCCAAAAGAAGTTGTTTTAAGAACTTGAAAATCAGGATAGTAATTCATTGCTTCTGTTCAGAATTTGTACAGTTTACCTCCACTTAGAACACCATGTTGCTGCTTTAATAATGGCATATATTAAAGGAATATATTAAAGGCATATATTAAAATAgagtttaatataaataatttaacatgGCAATATTGATGTCTTCACATAAATCTGAAATCTAATTTAACAATGAAGTGTGTACTAAGATAacttgtataaaataagctaaaatGTTTCTGAATAACTTatacaatcatttttttttttgccagtattCCCCAAATAGCAGACTGTTCAGCATATTCAGGAATGTTTTTGATTTTGCCCTACAAGAATAGCTCACAATATCACCCACATGGTAGACACCAAACATTTgaatctgaattaaaaaaaaaaaaatacattccagTTGACGGTTTAAGTGGGTCTTGGATTGCATCACTTTACAACCACCCCAACATAAAACGATATTCCTGACATCTGAGAGCAACCACATTTATAACTTGGTTTTAAACTACCACTTCCTGTCCCCTCAACCCATTGTAATTTCTTCAAATCCCTAAAATATAAAAGGATCTTAAGCATTGCTGAGGGAATATAGAGTTatgtcttcatttttgttttgatacAGAAGAAGAGAGGATGACTTTCCAAAAGCTGACCCTGATTCCCAGATCTGCAGGGCAAATAATGACATCTTTTAGAACATGAGAACCACGAAATTATAGAGAGTGACCGACAGTGAATCTAGTGGGGGTCAGACACAGAGAAGAATGGTGTTTAGCAGACAGGATACAGTTGAGGAACAGCTACTGCATGGAGTGACATGGGGATGGACAAGAAACTTACTTTACCACCTCCCTTTTTCTGGCTCcacaatgtataaaatagaaacatttttgaaagcaGTGGCTAAATCTTATTATCAGTTAAATAGAAACTATCTAGGTCAAAACTATCAAGTGTCACATATGCAAAGAGTAGCAATATGTTAAAAATGTGCATAGTAATCTTTTAAACCTTTCGTCTTACTTagaaattatatgtaaaatagaacaCATGTGCAAAGTCATTTTGCTCATATAAAAacggtaaaaataaaattaacctaTCAAAGATAATAAAAACAACATAGCGGCATGTGGCATAGTTCCAGGACAGTCAGTGTTACAAGTCACATTCTAATGTTTATTAGAGACaggaaataacatttttcaaaggctttcCTCAAGGCGTTTTTCATCTCTTGGTTCCTCAGGCTGTAGATCATGGGATTCAACATAGGAATGACTATTGTGTAGAAGACAGAGGCCATTTTGTCTGTGTCAAGGGAATGGTTTGATTTGGGCTGCAGATACATGAAGATCAGAGTCCCGTAGAATATAGCAACAGCGGTCAGATGAGAACCACAGGTTGCGAATGCTTTGCGCCTCCCTTCTGCAGACTGGATTCTCAGGATGGCAGCCACAATGTATAGGTAAGAAACAAGGACCATGGTCAAAGAGCTGATCATGTTGAGTCCAGCAAAGATAAGAATCAAGATCTCTTTGAGGCTGGTGTCTGAGCATGCAAGGGCCATCAAAGGGACATCATCACAATAGAAGTGATTAATAGCATTGGGGCCACAGTAGATCAATCGAAAAGTAACAACTGTGtggaggaaagcaacagaaaagcTGTATAAGTAAGGGCCTGCTACCAGTTGCATGCACACCTTTCGGGACATGATCACCATGTAGAGAAGAGGattgcagatggccacatagcggtcataagCCATTACTGCAAGAAGGAACATCTCCAAAACCAAGAAGTTCAGGAAAAAGCCCAGCTGTGTCGCACACGCATAGAAAGATATGGACCTGTGCTGGATCACGAGGGTCTCCAGGAACTTTGGGGCTATTGAGGAGGAGTAACAAAAGTCTACAAAGGCCAGATTACTGAGAAAAAAGTACATGGGTGTGTGAAGGTGAGGATCCAGCTGGATTAATGAAATCAGGCCAATGTTTCCCACCAGAGTTAGAGAATATACCACTAaaatgaggagaaagagaaggatttCAATCTCTCTCTGGACTGAAAAACCCAAAAGAATGAATTCCATCACCCTGGTAATATTCTCTTCAGTCATGTGTTCTAGTTTCTGAACTGCGGAAAAGAGACAAGTTAAAGACAGATAAGTTATCAGGAGTAAGGAATTGTCATCAGATGCCAAACGTGTGTGTTTTAACTTGAGAAATTATTGCTCACTGAAGCAGAAGAtcagaacaaataaatatatccCTTCTCAAACTCTCCTGTTTGGCTATTTATAATTTTCTGAAGCCAAAAATTGAGgtttaataaaaatatggaatatttttatattttaatatgtttataaaaatatggaatattttAGTTTTAGATTATTTTAGTTATATTCAATAATAGAGAGAATAAAGATATTGTTAAATATTCTGCTCCCAATATTTACTTCTCAGTGgagtaaaattttaatatgtaatattttatctgttttaatagacatatattttattttaaaaatgtaccttaTGCTAAATATAATAATACAAAGCTAAACAGGATAGTCAATGGATAGAAAAATGGAGGCAATTAAATATTCCTATTTGTGAATTAGGcaaattttgattctttttcaaaTGCTACTTTCTAAAAGTGATAATGTACACTTGCAGTTAGTCAGAACACACATATGTTAAAAAGTAGAGTTCTTGATAATCATttagtcaatggacatgagtttgagcaatctccaggggatagtgaaggacagggaaggctggcatgctgcagcccatggcgtcacgaagagccagacatgactgaatgagtgaCCAATAACAAATAGTTTTACATTAATTATTTTCAGCACTTATAATCAGGAATGCTTTCTAAATTACCTGGTAAATTTTTAGTGTAACAATAGCATGCACTCCTGCTTTTGAAAGGTAGCCATCTCTTTGACAAGAGAAATAGCAATTATATGGACATGGTATTCCTATCATAATGTTCAACTTGCATGATGTGGTTTTTGAGAGTTCTATGCCTCTTTTCACTTCTGAGACTAAGGAAGATAACTAGCTCATTTTAACTTCAGGagtaaagttaaaaagaaaaaaaaatcaccatagcaaattaaaatgaagtgtgcaaaatagaaaaaataacccCATACTTTCCCCCTAAACATTTTACCCAAAGGGAAGCTTTGtttcttgttgctgttttttttgttgttgttgttcttttaaaatttattggagtataagtgATTTGagatgttatgttagtttctgctgtatagcaagtgaatcagttatacacatacatattcatatatccactcttttttagattcttctcctatataggtcattacagaatattgagaagagttccctgtgctatacagtaggttcttattaattatctattttatatatagtaatgttgcTGTTTTTTAACAAGTTACTGTGAGTAGTCAGAAAATGTGTCCTTTtagtttttcctcctctttctatTGACTCAGCTTAATGCAATGACTTGTACCTAATgtgttttccagaaaaaaaaaatacacatgcacCTATGTGTATATACTCGTGTGTGTTAAGTccctccagttgtgtctgactctttgtgacactatgaatTGTATTCTGCaaaggtcctctgtccacaggattctccaggcaagaatactttggTGGGTTACTgtaccttcctccagggaatcttcccaacccaggaatcgaacctgcatctcctttggCTCCTaaactgcaggcagactctttactgctgagccactggagaagcctatatatatatatatacacacatacatgcatatatggtaaatcatctgcctgcaatgcaagagacccaggttcgattcctgtgttgggaagatcccctggagaaggaaatgtcaacccactccagtattcttgcctggagaatccaatggacagaggagcctggtgggctacagtccatgagatcgcaagagtcagatactacttagcaactaaacaaccatcacatacatatatacataatggcaatccactccagtactattgcctggaaaatcccatggatggaggaacctggtaggctacagtctatggggtcgcagagctggacacgactgagcaccttcattcattcattcattcatatgcatatatacaaacacacacatacttacacaTAAGTACATACATAAAATGTCACAAGAAAACTGTTTTCCCCCatccatttattttcctcttgctGGAGACAAAACCTAGCTTGTGAAAGGCATTGTTTTAACTAAGTTATCTTCCTGAACAGACATCTTAACAGAGCTACTGGC
Protein-coding regions in this window:
- the LOC101114305 gene encoding olfactory receptor 8U3-like — its product is MTEENITRVMEFILLGFSVQREIEILLFLLILVVYSLTLVGNIGLISLIQLDPHLHTPMYFFLSNLAFVDFCYSSSIAPKFLETLVIQHRSISFYACATQLGFFLNFLVLEMFLLAVMAYDRYVAICNPLLYMVIMSRKVCMQLVAGPYLYSFSVAFLHTVVTFRLIYCGPNAINHFYCDDVPLMALACSDTSLKEILILIFAGLNMISSLTMVLVSYLYIVAAILRIQSAEGRRKAFATCGSHLTAVAIFYGTLIFMYLQPKSNHSLDTDKMASVFYTIVIPMLNPMIYSLRNQEMKNALRKAFEKCYFLSLINIRM